In Bos mutus isolate GX-2022 chromosome 10, NWIPB_WYAK_1.1, whole genome shotgun sequence, a single window of DNA contains:
- the POLR2M gene encoding protein GRINL1A: protein MSSLPRGFEPQTPEDLGQRSLAELREMLKRQERLLRNVKFICKLPDKGKKISDAVTKLKAAIAEREEVRGRSELFYPVSLDCKERQKAIAVVDGDRDKAQNSDQILDTSSPVPGCSSVANITSSQTTSRQQGLAHPTRGGDAEAAEAEHTVSEHPTSSSGAPAPSSSQASEGLPQHCALGQVEDHPGSSDNLFIDRLQRITIADPTEHHSEGNRNPENLAGLWSGPQKKPHYMEVLEMRAKNPMPPPHKFKTNVLPSQPHDSSSACQRRGSPISSEERRRRDRKHLDDITAARLLPLHHLPTQLLSIEESLALQRQQKQSYEEIQAKLAAQKLAERLNIKMQSYNPEGESSRKYREVRDEDDDQSSEDEF from the exons ATGTCCTCGCTGCCCCGCGGCTTCGAGCCCCAAACTCCCGAGGACTTGGGGCAGCGGAGTTTGGCGGAGCTACGGGAAATGTTGAAGCGCCAGGAGAGACTTTTGCGCAACGT AAAATTCATTTGCAAATTGCCCGACAAAGGTAAAAAGATCTCAGACGCTGTCACCAAACTGAAAGCTGCCATCGCAGAACGTGAAGAAGTTAGAGGAAGAAGTGAACTCTTTTATCCTGTTAGCTTAGACTGTAAGGAGAGGCAAAAAGCGATTGCAGTTGTTGATGGGGACAGAGATAAGGCCCAGAATTCTGACCAGATACTTGACACTTCATCACCCGTTCCTGGCTGTTCCTCTGTAGCTAACATCACATCATCTCAGACAACCTCACGACAACAGGGACTGGCACATCCAACTCGAGGAGGTGATGCTGAGGCAGCTGAGGCTGAACACACAGTGAGCGAGCACCCAACTTCTAGCAGCGGAGCCCCAGCGCCTTCCTCATCTCAAGCTAGTGAGGGTCTCCCTCAGCATTGTGCCTTAGGTCAAGTGGAGGATCATCCTGGCAGCTCAGACAACCTGTTCATTGATAGATTACAAAGGATCACAATTGCGGATCCGACTGAACACCACTCAGAAGGAAACCGGAATCCTGAGAACTTGGCCGGCCTCTGGAGTGGGCCGCAGAAGAAGCCTCATTACATGGAAGTGCTGGAAATGCGAGCCAAAAATCCCATGCCCCCGCCACATAAATTTAAAACCAATGT ATTACCTTCACAGCCCCATGATTCATCCAGTGCTTGTCAGAGGAGAGGGTCTCCCATCTCCTCAGAGGAGAGGCGGCGCAGGGACAGGAAGCATCTTGATGATATCACAGCGGCCCGGCTTCTGCCGCTGCACCACCTGCCAACCCAGCTGCTCTCCATAGAGGAGTCGCTGGCACTTCAGAGACAGCAGAAGCAGAGTTATGAG GAGATACAAGCCAAGCTCGCAGCACAGAAGCTAGCtgaaagactaaatattaaaatgcagagctATAATCCAGAAGGGGAGTCTTCAAGGAAATACCGAGAAGTAAGGGATGAAGATGATGATCAGTCCTCCGAGGATGAATTCTGA